A genomic segment from Desulfurispirillum indicum S5 encodes:
- a CDS encoding glutathione S-transferase family protein → MGLLVDGKWHDKWYDTAKHGGRFVREDARFRNWITADGSAGPGGSAGFTAEADRYHLYVSLACPWAHRTLIFRALKGLQELIPVSVVHPHMLASGWEFAPDPEPLHGSRFLHELYTRADDTYTGRVTVPVLWDKKQQTIVSNESAEIIRMFNGAFDHLTANTEDFCPIGLLPEIDRINEFVYHRVNNGVYRCGFATTQDAYEEAFHELFGALDELELLLGKSRYLVGDRLTEADWRLFTTLVRFDAVYFCHFKTNQRMISSYAHLQGYLKELYQYPGVRETVNFEHIKQHYFFSHGHMNPARIVPLGPVLDLDSPHGRHI, encoded by the coding sequence GTGGGTTTACTCGTCGATGGAAAATGGCATGACAAGTGGTATGACACTGCCAAGCACGGTGGACGATTTGTGCGCGAAGATGCCCGCTTCCGCAACTGGATCACTGCTGATGGCAGTGCCGGGCCAGGTGGCTCAGCTGGGTTTACCGCTGAAGCGGATCGCTATCACCTGTACGTTAGCCTGGCCTGCCCCTGGGCCCATCGTACCCTGATTTTTCGTGCTCTGAAGGGCCTGCAGGAACTGATACCGGTCAGCGTGGTGCACCCCCATATGCTCGCCAGCGGCTGGGAGTTCGCCCCTGATCCGGAACCCCTCCATGGCAGCCGTTTCCTGCACGAACTCTATACCCGTGCAGATGACACCTACACGGGAAGGGTTACGGTGCCGGTACTGTGGGACAAGAAGCAGCAGACCATTGTGAGCAATGAGTCTGCTGAAATCATTCGCATGTTCAACGGTGCCTTTGATCATCTCACTGCAAATACTGAAGACTTCTGCCCCATAGGGCTTCTGCCGGAGATAGACCGCATCAACGAGTTTGTCTATCACCGTGTGAATAACGGCGTCTATCGCTGTGGGTTCGCTACTACGCAGGATGCCTACGAAGAGGCTTTTCATGAGCTGTTTGGGGCCCTGGATGAACTGGAACTGCTGCTGGGGAAGAGTCGCTACCTGGTGGGAGATCGCCTGACCGAAGCGGATTGGCGTCTTTTCACTACCCTGGTGCGTTTTGACGCAGTCTATTTCTGTCATTTCAAGACAAACCAGCGGATGATCTCATCCTATGCCCACCTCCAGGGATATCTCAAGGAGCTCTATCAGTATCCGGGAGTGCGGGAGACGGTGAATTTCGAGCACATCAAGCAGCACTACTTTTTCAGCCACGGTCATATGAATCCGGCACGCATTGTGCCCCTGGGGCCGGTTCTGGATCTCGACTCCCCCCATGGGCGTCATATCTGA
- the radA gene encoding DNA repair protein RadA, protein MAKVRSVYQCNQCGSSFPRWNGKCPDCGTWGSISEEKVPLVQKTSGAPAATPQQTISLEQVTSCATSRIPTSMEELEPVLGGGLVPGSMVLLGGDPGIGKSTLTMQLAGNLCKDGLSILYISGEESLQQLKMRADRLGTAQGKIFVCTSTSLEEVLALLQQTTPQLLIIDSIQTLSSQELDSAAGTVSQIRHCTAALMEQAKANSTATILVGHVTKEGVLAGPRVLEHLVDVVLYFEGDRFQNFRILRSVKNRFGSTNEVGIFEMTAQGLVSVDNPSQMLLAEKPEMASGSVATATMEGTRPLIVEIQSLVSSSFFGNPVRSTIGIDHSRVNMILAVLEKKLGMNISNNDVYTNIIGGIKINETSGDLAVAAALVSSFRNIPLDKQLLIFGEIGLCGEVRSVSQAQLRIQEGRKLGFHHFIVPEQSAKKIPLRERKGITGVSSVEEVMDHLFR, encoded by the coding sequence ATGGCCAAAGTCAGAAGTGTCTACCAGTGCAATCAGTGCGGCAGCAGTTTCCCCCGCTGGAACGGCAAGTGCCCCGACTGCGGAACCTGGGGTTCCATCAGCGAGGAAAAGGTTCCCCTGGTACAGAAGACCTCCGGCGCCCCGGCCGCGACACCTCAGCAGACCATCAGCCTGGAGCAGGTAACTTCCTGCGCCACCTCCCGCATTCCCACCTCCATGGAGGAGCTTGAGCCCGTTCTGGGAGGAGGCCTGGTTCCCGGCAGCATGGTCCTGCTGGGCGGCGATCCCGGTATCGGGAAATCCACCCTGACCATGCAGCTGGCCGGCAACCTCTGCAAGGATGGCCTGAGCATTCTCTATATCTCCGGCGAAGAATCGCTGCAGCAACTCAAGATGCGCGCGGATCGCCTTGGCACTGCCCAGGGGAAAATCTTTGTCTGCACCTCCACCTCCCTGGAAGAGGTGCTGGCCCTGCTGCAGCAAACCACACCCCAGCTGCTGATCATCGATTCCATTCAGACCCTCAGCTCCCAGGAGCTGGATTCAGCCGCCGGCACCGTCTCCCAGATACGCCACTGCACCGCTGCGCTCATGGAACAGGCCAAAGCTAACAGCACGGCCACCATCCTGGTGGGCCATGTCACCAAGGAAGGCGTGCTGGCGGGGCCACGGGTGCTGGAGCACCTGGTGGACGTGGTACTCTACTTCGAAGGGGACCGCTTCCAGAATTTCCGCATCCTGCGCAGTGTCAAGAACCGCTTCGGTTCCACCAACGAAGTGGGGATTTTTGAGATGACCGCCCAGGGGCTGGTTTCCGTCGACAATCCCAGCCAGATGCTGCTGGCAGAGAAGCCGGAGATGGCTTCGGGATCGGTGGCCACCGCCACCATGGAGGGAACGCGCCCGCTGATTGTGGAGATTCAGTCCCTCGTCAGCAGCTCGTTCTTCGGCAACCCGGTGCGCAGCACCATCGGCATAGACCACTCGCGGGTGAACATGATCCTCGCCGTACTGGAAAAGAAACTTGGAATGAATATCAGCAACAATGACGTCTACACCAATATCATCGGCGGCATCAAAATCAATGAAACTTCCGGCGACCTCGCCGTTGCGGCTGCCCTGGTCAGCAGTTTCCGCAATATCCCCCTGGACAAACAGCTGCTGATCTTCGGCGAAATCGGCCTGTGCGGTGAAGTGCGCAGCGTCTCCCAGGCACAGCTCCGTATACAGGAAGGACGCAAGCTGGGATTCCATCACTTCATCGTCCCCGAACAAAGCGCAAAAAAAATTCCCCTCCGTGAACGGAAGGGAATAACCGGGGTCAGTTCAGTCGAAGAGGTAATGGATCACCTTTTTCGATAA
- a CDS encoding 4Fe-4S dicluster domain-containing protein, protein MQFSRRSFLAGMAAAATATAVPTKAKAARRYSGDISPDSYATLIDLTKCDGCPGKDMAACVSACRTANVHKFPEPDPAMLKPYWPQNFYDDWSDRRDVHDRLTPYNWLFVQHIAVTENGHTEVVHVPRRCMHCDNPPCAKLCPFGVKHKHPEGMVTIDPFLCFGGSKCKSVCPWHIPQRQAGVGIYTHLDPLPAGGGVMFKCDLCKDRLDRGEQPACLPACPKDAMTFGARSEIDALAEKLAQEYSGYIYGQAENGGTSTVYVSRVSFEKMQQALMAEAKDPRQVTQLHRPTNMLDRTSGWAGMTLTAPVIGAVGAFAGAMAAGRKPDAKQQKPPATGTTPSQGESTHE, encoded by the coding sequence ATGCAGTTTTCTCGACGCTCATTTCTGGCGGGGATGGCTGCCGCGGCCACGGCCACCGCTGTGCCGACCAAGGCCAAGGCGGCGCGGCGCTATTCCGGCGACATATCACCAGATTCCTACGCCACCCTGATTGATCTCACCAAGTGCGACGGCTGTCCCGGCAAAGACATGGCAGCTTGTGTCAGCGCCTGTCGCACTGCCAATGTTCATAAGTTTCCCGAACCCGACCCGGCAATGCTCAAGCCCTACTGGCCCCAGAACTTTTATGATGACTGGAGCGACAGGAGGGATGTTCATGATCGCCTGACTCCCTATAACTGGCTCTTCGTCCAGCACATTGCTGTCACCGAGAATGGCCATACCGAAGTGGTGCACGTGCCTCGCCGCTGCATGCACTGTGATAACCCTCCCTGTGCCAAGCTGTGCCCTTTTGGCGTCAAACACAAGCATCCTGAAGGTATGGTGACCATCGACCCCTTCCTCTGCTTTGGCGGCTCCAAGTGCAAGAGTGTGTGCCCGTGGCATATCCCTCAGCGGCAGGCCGGAGTGGGGATTTACACGCATCTGGATCCCCTTCCTGCCGGAGGTGGAGTCATGTTCAAGTGTGATCTGTGCAAGGATCGTCTGGATCGTGGCGAACAGCCTGCCTGTTTACCTGCCTGCCCAAAAGATGCCATGACCTTCGGCGCCCGCAGTGAAATTGACGCTTTGGCAGAAAAACTGGCACAGGAATACTCCGGGTATATCTATGGCCAGGCCGAGAACGGCGGAACCTCGACGGTGTATGTTTCCCGGGTATCTTTTGAAAAGATGCAGCAGGCTCTGATGGCCGAGGCCAAAGATCCTCGTCAGGTCACCCAGCTGCATCGCCCCACCAATATGCTGGATCGCACATCGGGCTGGGCGGGCATGACCCTGACCGCCCCGGTAATCGGTGCCGTTGGTGCTTTCGCTGGTGCCATGGCGGCTGGCAGAAAACCTGACGCCAAACAGCAGAAGCCACCTGCCACCGGCACTACCCCTTCCCAAGGAGAGTCCACCCATGAGTAA
- the fumC gene encoding class II fumarate hydratase, whose protein sequence is MSYRIEKDTMGEIEVPAEKYWGAQTQRSLQNFAIGWEKMPHGLIEGFALLKKAVALVNHDLEKLDRKKCDAITAACDEILAGSLDAQFPLSVWQTGSGTQTNMNLNEVIANRASEMLGADFRTEKPIHPNDHVNMSQSSNDTFPSAMHIAAVIAVEKQLLPALDALHATLKAKSEAFAGIVKIGRTHLQDATPLTLGQEFSGYVAMLEQSRQHIVQSVESLRELAIGGTAVGTGLNAHPQLSEKVAGKLTALTGTAFHSAPNKFHALTSHDALVFASGATKGLAANLMKIANDIRWLASGPRCGIGEIAIPENEPGSSIMPGKVNPTQSEALTMVACQVFGNDSAIAFGASQGNFELNVFKPLIIYNFLQSVQLLSDAMHSFNDHCAVGIEPDREVIERNLHNSLMLVTALNPHIGYDNAARIAKTAHKEGATLKETAVKLGILSAEEFDRYVVPADMVRPR, encoded by the coding sequence ATGTCATACCGCATTGAAAAGGACACCATGGGTGAAATTGAAGTACCCGCCGAGAAGTACTGGGGCGCTCAGACCCAGCGCAGTCTGCAGAATTTTGCCATCGGCTGGGAGAAGATGCCCCATGGCCTTATTGAGGGCTTTGCGCTGCTGAAAAAAGCGGTGGCTCTGGTGAACCATGACCTGGAAAAGCTGGACCGCAAAAAGTGCGATGCCATTACGGCAGCCTGTGATGAGATCCTGGCCGGCAGCCTGGATGCGCAGTTTCCCCTCTCGGTGTGGCAGACGGGCAGCGGCACCCAGACAAACATGAACCTCAATGAAGTCATCGCCAACCGTGCCAGTGAGATGCTGGGCGCCGACTTCCGTACGGAAAAACCCATTCATCCCAACGATCATGTGAACATGTCCCAAAGCTCCAATGACACTTTCCCTTCGGCCATGCATATCGCGGCGGTCATCGCTGTGGAGAAGCAGTTGCTTCCCGCCCTGGATGCTCTGCACGCCACCCTGAAAGCCAAGTCAGAGGCTTTTGCCGGGATTGTGAAAATCGGTCGCACCCATCTGCAGGACGCCACTCCTCTGACCCTGGGGCAGGAGTTCAGCGGCTATGTGGCCATGTTGGAGCAAAGCCGTCAGCATATTGTGCAGAGTGTCGAGAGCCTGCGGGAGCTGGCCATCGGAGGTACCGCCGTGGGAACCGGACTGAACGCTCATCCCCAGCTGAGTGAGAAGGTGGCGGGCAAACTGACGGCGCTGACGGGCACCGCCTTCCACAGCGCTCCCAACAAATTTCACGCGTTGACCTCTCACGATGCCCTGGTCTTTGCCAGTGGGGCCACCAAGGGGCTGGCGGCCAATCTCATGAAAATCGCCAATGATATCCGCTGGCTTGCCAGTGGTCCGCGCTGTGGTATTGGCGAGATCGCCATTCCCGAGAATGAGCCGGGCAGTTCTATCATGCCGGGCAAGGTCAACCCCACCCAATCAGAGGCGCTGACCATGGTGGCCTGCCAGGTGTTCGGCAATGACAGCGCCATCGCCTTTGGCGCCAGTCAGGGAAACTTTGAGCTCAATGTATTCAAACCCCTGATCATTTATAATTTTCTGCAGAGTGTTCAGCTGCTCAGCGATGCCATGCACTCTTTCAACGACCATTGTGCCGTGGGAATCGAGCCGGATCGCGAAGTGATTGAGCGCAACCTGCACAACTCCCTGATGCTGGTGACAGCTTTGAACCCCCATATTGGCTATGATAATGCCGCCAGAATCGCCAAGACAGCGCATAAGGAAGGTGCCACCCTGAAAGAGACGGCCGTCAAACTGGGTATTCTCAGCGCTGAAGAGTTCGATCGCTATGTGGTTCCCGCTGATATGGTGCGGCCCAGATAA
- a CDS encoding deoxyribonuclease IV, protein MATPLLLGAHTSTAKGLHLCFERAQEIGATAVQIFTRNQRQWKARPVTAEEVTLFRRTRERVGMAQVISHASYLLNLANPDSGKRQLCVDALVAEYERCTLLGIEQLVLHPGAHLQSGLEVGVGHIAQTLDAVLEQVDHNIGPRLVLENVAGQGTTIGSTVAELGMILERCVHGAELGICIDTAHAFAAGYDFRHADGLEGLLAEVQDAVGFSRLSMLHLNDSQAVLASRRDRHARIGEGEIGLVAMRQVVHHPRLRNLPMILETPAGMEGWAREIDLLRVPL, encoded by the coding sequence ATGGCGACACCGCTTCTGCTGGGCGCCCATACCAGCACCGCGAAAGGGCTGCACCTCTGTTTCGAGCGTGCCCAGGAGATCGGCGCCACGGCAGTGCAGATATTCACCCGCAACCAGCGACAGTGGAAGGCCCGACCGGTTACTGCGGAAGAAGTCACCCTTTTCCGGCGCACCCGGGAGAGGGTGGGAATGGCGCAGGTCATCTCCCATGCTTCTTACCTGCTGAATCTGGCCAATCCCGACTCCGGGAAGCGACAGCTCTGCGTGGATGCGCTGGTGGCTGAATACGAGCGCTGTACCCTGCTGGGAATCGAACAACTGGTGCTGCATCCGGGGGCGCATCTGCAATCGGGGTTGGAGGTGGGGGTCGGGCACATTGCCCAGACCCTGGATGCGGTACTGGAGCAGGTTGACCACAATATTGGCCCCCGACTGGTGCTGGAGAACGTGGCCGGCCAGGGTACCACCATAGGCTCGACCGTGGCTGAACTGGGCATGATTCTTGAGCGGTGTGTCCACGGTGCCGAGCTTGGAATATGCATTGACACGGCCCACGCCTTTGCCGCTGGCTATGATTTTCGCCACGCTGATGGTCTGGAGGGGTTACTGGCCGAGGTTCAGGATGCCGTTGGCTTTTCTCGGCTGAGCATGCTCCATCTCAATGATTCCCAGGCTGTCTTGGCTTCACGTCGCGATCGGCACGCCCGCATCGGCGAGGGGGAAATCGGCCTTGTGGCCATGCGGCAGGTGGTGCACCATCCGCGATTGCGCAATCTGCCCATGATTCTGGAAACTCCGGCGGGAATGGAAGGCTGGGCCAGGGAAATTGACCTGCTGCGCGTGCCCCTATGA
- a CDS encoding formate dehydrogenase subunit gamma, whose product MSKSALVVRHNRVVRATHWTIALSALLLIFSGFGEMPMYARYGLTQVPGFRWSGNYEINLILHYIAAFFFTAAVVFHMIYHAMRREFAALPRRGDVTESVHIIWAMIRGKEEPQHGKFLAEQRLAYAAMGSVSLILVLTGLIKTYKNMGNIILDPMFLQVVTYVHTIAAIPFVLLLLAHLAAFLVKANWPLFPSMFSGRVSREYARRRHGKWDIESQ is encoded by the coding sequence ATGAGTAAGTCTGCTCTGGTTGTCCGCCATAACCGGGTGGTGCGCGCCACCCACTGGACCATCGCCCTGAGCGCGCTGCTGTTGATTTTCTCCGGCTTTGGTGAAATGCCCATGTATGCCCGTTACGGACTGACCCAGGTGCCGGGATTCCGCTGGAGTGGGAACTACGAGATCAACCTGATTCTGCATTACATTGCCGCGTTCTTTTTCACCGCAGCAGTGGTCTTCCATATGATCTACCATGCCATGCGCCGTGAGTTTGCGGCGCTGCCCAGGAGAGGCGATGTCACCGAGAGTGTGCATATCATCTGGGCCATGATACGGGGCAAGGAAGAGCCGCAGCACGGAAAGTTCCTGGCGGAGCAGCGCCTGGCCTACGCCGCCATGGGGTCAGTTTCGCTGATTCTGGTACTCACGGGCCTGATCAAAACCTATAAGAACATGGGTAATATCATCCTCGACCCCATGTTTCTGCAGGTGGTGACCTACGTGCATACCATCGCCGCCATCCCCTTTGTCCTGCTGCTGCTGGCTCACCTGGCAGCGTTTCTGGTCAAGGCCAACTGGCCTCTCTTCCCCTCCATGTTCAGCGGACGAGTTTCCCGCGAGTATGCCCGGCGGAGGCACGGGAAATGGGATATTGAGAGCCAGTAA
- a CDS encoding IS5 family transposase (programmed frameshift) has protein sequence MSKVQSWEVSDAFWQRVEPLLPIHQRDLDKVYKRKPGGGRKRLNPRKAFSGIVYVLRTGCQWKAIPKEQFGCASAVHKYFIEWSKAGVFEAFWRQGLAEYDEMEGIAWEWQSIDGGMYKAPMALETVGKNPTDRGKNGSKRHVLVDGRGVPLSIVVTGANRHDVSQLEAVLDGVVFEKPAEQEQHLCADCGYKGKQALSSILQRGYIPHVKQRKEEIEDKKRDPSKKARRWIVEASISWFNRFRKIHVRFEKLEVTHYGLTCLAAAIITYRKIGVIYG, from the exons ATGTCTAAAGTGCAATCATGGGAAGTCTCAGATGCTTTCTGGCAAAGAGTTGAGCCTTTGCTGCCAATCCATCAAAGAGATCTTGACAAGGTCTACAAGCGCAAGCCTGGTGGTGGGCGCAAGCGACTTAACCCCAGGAAGGCGTTTTCCGGCATTGTCTATGTGCTGCGCACCGGTTGCCAGTGGAAAGCCATACCCAAGGAGCAGTTTGGTTGCGCCAGTGCCGTGCACAAGTACTTCATTGAGTGGAGTAAGGCCGGTGTATTCGAAGCTT TTTGGCGTCAAGGGCTGGCTGAGTATGACGAGATGGAGGGAATTGCCTGGGAGTGGCAAAGCATAGATGGCGGAATGTACAAAGCACCAATGGCTCTTGAAACCGTAGGGAAGAACCCGACGGATCGGGGAAAAAACGGGAGCAAGCGTCATGTCCTGGTGGACGGTCGTGGCGTCCCGTTGTCCATCGTCGTAACCGGAGCGAACCGGCATGATGTGAGCCAGCTTGAAGCTGTTCTTGATGGCGTAGTCTTCGAGAAGCCTGCAGAGCAGGAGCAGCATCTTTGCGCAGATTGTGGCTACAAGGGAAAGCAGGCGCTCAGCAGCATTCTTCAGCGCGGATACATACCCCATGTAAAGCAGCGAAAAGAAGAGATCGAGGACAAGAAGCGTGACCCATCAAAGAAGGCGAGGCGCTGGATAGTGGAAGCATCTATTTCCTGGTTCAACCGTTTCAGGAAGATTCATGTGCGCTTTGAGAAGCTTGAGGTCACTCACTACGGGTTGACGTGTCTTGCGGCAGCCATAATCACATACAGGAAAATCGGCGTAATTTATGGATAA
- a CDS encoding flagellin, producing MGLQTYSNATALGSMNALNMHGSPLKNALERISSGIRINQASDDASGMAISEKMRNQIQGINRAIRNSQDGISLIQTAEGALQETTAILQRMRELSVQAATSSINASDRQEIQREVDQLIAEVDRISSSTEFNTKKLLSGEGTATWRSTDPDRISAIIRDRVVSGNYRIDVEAKVGKNQVLKSNIMVLQPGAYAGDIITSGTLLGDVANNSGVVGIYEADNLRTGTADQRIYKVNVAAASAGAPLIQGMPPEIFSTVGDLGSIMGTYQQPGSQFMITGTEFSDTAVLSSGEMVFSSGINLQAGVHGYLEIEFMAGVTIESGATDVDPQGVRIRFIDVKTGNMGDWAMGTLDRSGFIDLDTNNVNGWRTLTSGGQVPLANIFDNTDPLDNRLYFGDGSTIKTGDKILLSIDAAEHLDGTLTVGGGAIKIDERFMDNGVEREIRGAYYVSYTANGLQHTALSSGNKQILYHLPQLDESTGAISIGSITLDMRPSSTGTMTDSNLAIELRGEGGIASTYTRLKDIQAFQTAEGINTFELPQRIMLYGNSKRTELVLNGNDTIAMMVDKFARAITHKTEGLGINLESVTINKHVADFISRGEAISESQASIEGTFFLRSLFNGLQGEISMVADQRVIDAFNFHELQQSQENEYTVEVFDAHRGTLIGSALVANGIMEGVLQGADILIEGNIGVTASWNSRQQLLEFEANQEKSTTYLNLVDTALVFQVGPNEEQDIVANISQLDARALGIANLVLVTEESAAKAITQVDRAIELVNTERSRLGAIGNRLDHTVNNLSVAEQSLQHSESRIRDTDMANEISTLTSKQVLSEAARAMLAQANQMPRGLIQLLNNQ from the coding sequence ATGGGATTGCAGACCTATAGTAACGCAACCGCATTGGGTTCAATGAACGCGCTGAACATGCATGGCTCACCCCTGAAAAACGCACTGGAAAGAATTTCCTCAGGCATACGTATCAACCAGGCATCCGATGATGCCTCAGGTATGGCTATATCAGAAAAGATGCGCAACCAGATCCAGGGGATCAACCGGGCCATTCGCAACTCCCAGGATGGCATATCTCTGATTCAGACCGCTGAAGGAGCTCTGCAGGAGACCACCGCCATCCTGCAGCGCATGCGGGAGCTCTCGGTCCAGGCCGCCACCAGCAGTATTAACGCCAGCGATCGTCAGGAGATCCAGCGGGAAGTGGATCAGCTCATCGCTGAAGTGGATCGCATATCCTCCTCAACTGAATTCAACACAAAAAAACTCCTCAGCGGTGAAGGCACTGCCACATGGCGCAGCACAGATCCCGACCGTATCTCCGCCATCATCCGCGATCGGGTTGTCTCCGGAAATTATCGCATTGATGTCGAAGCCAAAGTCGGCAAGAATCAGGTGCTCAAATCCAACATCATGGTTCTGCAGCCTGGCGCCTATGCCGGGGATATCATCACATCGGGAACCCTTCTGGGTGATGTGGCCAACAACTCGGGTGTGGTCGGCATCTATGAAGCCGATAACCTGCGTACTGGCACTGCTGATCAGCGAATTTACAAGGTGAACGTCGCAGCGGCCAGCGCTGGTGCACCACTGATCCAGGGCATGCCACCGGAAATATTTTCCACCGTCGGCGATCTGGGCAGTATTATGGGAACCTATCAGCAGCCCGGTTCGCAGTTTATGATCACGGGAACCGAGTTTTCCGATACCGCCGTTCTGAGCAGTGGTGAAATGGTTTTCAGTTCCGGCATCAACCTCCAGGCAGGCGTCCATGGCTACCTGGAAATTGAGTTCATGGCCGGCGTTACCATAGAAAGTGGCGCCACCGATGTTGACCCCCAGGGTGTGCGCATACGCTTTATCGATGTCAAAACCGGCAATATGGGTGACTGGGCCATGGGGACTCTGGATCGCAGTGGTTTCATTGATCTGGACACCAATAATGTCAATGGATGGCGGACACTGACCTCGGGTGGGCAGGTACCTCTTGCCAACATCTTCGACAACACCGACCCACTGGACAACCGCCTCTACTTCGGCGATGGCAGCACCATAAAGACAGGAGACAAGATCCTGCTTTCCATAGACGCGGCGGAACACCTGGATGGCACCCTCACCGTGGGAGGTGGTGCCATCAAAATCGACGAACGGTTCATGGACAATGGTGTGGAGCGGGAAATCCGCGGCGCCTACTATGTTTCCTATACCGCCAATGGGCTGCAGCACACCGCCCTTTCCAGCGGCAACAAGCAGATTCTCTACCATCTGCCCCAGCTGGACGAATCCACTGGTGCCATATCCATCGGCTCCATCACCCTGGACATGCGTCCAAGCTCCACCGGCACCATGACTGACTCGAACCTGGCCATCGAACTGCGCGGTGAAGGCGGTATCGCATCCACTTACACCAGGCTCAAGGATATTCAGGCCTTCCAGACTGCCGAAGGTATTAACACCTTTGAACTGCCACAGCGCATCATGCTCTACGGAAATTCCAAGCGCACAGAGCTTGTCCTCAACGGCAACGACACAATTGCCATGATGGTGGATAAATTCGCCCGCGCCATCACCCACAAGACCGAAGGACTGGGCATCAACCTGGAAAGCGTGACCATAAACAAACACGTAGCCGATTTTATCTCACGAGGTGAAGCGATCAGCGAAAGTCAGGCCTCTATAGAAGGGACATTTTTCCTGCGCTCACTCTTCAATGGCCTTCAGGGCGAGATCTCCATGGTTGCCGATCAACGCGTCATCGACGCCTTTAATTTCCATGAACTGCAGCAGTCCCAGGAGAACGAATATACCGTTGAGGTCTTTGACGCTCACCGGGGCACTCTGATTGGGAGCGCCCTGGTGGCCAATGGCATCATGGAGGGAGTCCTGCAGGGAGCTGATATCCTGATCGAAGGCAATATCGGCGTCACCGCCAGCTGGAACTCCCGCCAGCAGTTACTGGAGTTTGAAGCGAACCAGGAAAAGAGCACCACCTATCTCAACCTGGTGGATACCGCGCTGGTCTTCCAGGTTGGTCCCAATGAAGAACAGGATATTGTCGCCAACATTTCTCAACTCGACGCCCGGGCACTGGGTATTGCCAATCTGGTCCTGGTCACTGAAGAGAGCGCCGCCAAGGCCATCACTCAGGTTGATCGGGCCATTGAGCTGGTGAATACCGAGCGTTCGCGGCTGGGAGCTATTGGCAACCGTCTCGACCACACCGTAAACAACCTCAGTGTCGCGGAACAGAGTCTGCAGCACTCTGAATCGCGCATACGGGATACGGACATGGCCAACGAAATATCCACCCTGACCTCCAAGCAAGTGCTCAGCGAAGCTGCCAGGGCCATGCTGGCCCAGGCCAATCAGATGCCGCGCGGACTGATACAGCTGCTCAACAACCAGTAG